CGGCAGCTTGCCGCCGGCGGCCTTGATCGCCGCCTCGATGGCCAAGAGGCCGATGTTGGTCGAGTCGTAGCCATAGGCTGAGTAGGCCCCGATGTCTTTGCCGAACTCGGTCTTGTACTTCGCGGCAAAAGCCTTGCCGGCGTCGCTCTTGGTCACGTCGCCCGCGGCCGTCGTATAGACCACTCCGACCGCATCCTTGCCCGCGATATCGACCAGGCCCTTGTCATCGATCCCGTCGGCTCCCATGAAGTAGGCCGTAATCTTCTTCTCCCGGGCCTGTTTGATCAGCTGGCCAGCCTCCGGGTACATGCCTCCGTAGTAGATCAAGTCCGGCTTTTTCACCTTGACCTGATTGAGGACTGAACTGAAGTCGACCTCGCCCTGGGTGATTCCCTCAAAGCCGAGGACATTGACGCCGATGGCGGCGGCCTTCTTCCGAAACTCATCGGCGACACCCTGCCCGTAAGTGGTCTTGTCATGAATGACAAAGACCGACTTGGCCTTCAGTGTCTCCGCCGCGTACCTTGCTCCCCAGGGACCCTGGAAGTCGTCGCGACCGCAGATCCGGTTGACGTTTGGCAAACCGCGGTCGGTGACCTTGGGGTTGGTGTTGGCCGGGGAAACCTGAGTCAGGTTGTCCTTGGCGTAAACCTCGGAGGACGGAATGGCCACACTGGAATTCAAGTGTCCGACGACCAGCAGCACCTCTTTGTCGGCGATGAGCTTTTCGGCTACGGCCACGCCCACCTTGGGGTCGGCCTGGTCGTCCTGAGGGACGAACTGGAGATCGAAGCCGAGCTTCTTGAACTTCTCCTGGTTCTCCTCGACGGCCATCTGGACACCCAATTTGATGGCCTCGCCCATCGAAGATTGCGACCCGGAAAGCGGACTCACACTGGCCACCTTGATGACCTTTGGTTTGGCGGCGCACCCAGTCATGGCCGTAACGGCAACCAGGGCTGCGATGACCGGAAGGATGAGCCATCTGCTCTTCCGCATGGAAAAATTCACACCTCCCCACGGCAGTTGGACCCCTTTTCCCCGCCAGGAACGGATGGACGGCTGCTTGGCTCCGCCGGTTGCCCCCTTTCGGGCCCCTCCTTTGCCAGCCGAGAGGCAACTCCGGGATGGTTATCCACCGATTCTATATTACAGCAATCATCGGAATTTCCTGCCACGCAGCGGCTGGGCGAGGCACTTTTGGGCATCTCGGGGGTCGAGGGCCATCCGGTCAATGGCGGTCAAAAGACAAAAAAAGAGTCCGCAAGAGCGGGCTCACTTGTGTCCTCCTTCGAAGACAGCGCGTTGCGATGGGATCCCTGGAGATATCCCGGAGGCCAAGCCGGGAGGTTCCCGGGAGAGCCGGGCTCCCGGAAAGGGGTTCCCCTCAGAACCTCAGTGACAAGTCGAGCAGTTGTGGGAACCGCAGCCCGAGCACCCGCCCCCGGTAGGCTTGCCTTCGCCGTTCCGGCCGCCGGTGGAGAAGGTGGAGAAGACACGGCTCAGTCCGGCGTGGCCGCAGCCCGGGCAGACCAGAGGTCCGCCCTTCTCCCCCATCGAGCACAGCTCTTCCACTCTGCGTCCGCACCGGGGGCACTTGAACTCATAAATCGGCATTCACCGACAGTCCCCTTTCGATCGACGATGGCTCTCCAAGGACGGCGCCGAACCGCCGTTGCCGGCGGCCGCTTCCCGCGCCTCGGTGACCAGAGCCTCGAGCATCTCGATGACCTCGCTGGTGTCCCCGGCCCCGGTATAGATCACCGGTTGACTCGGTAGTTGGTCCATCATCTCCGCCGAGCCCTGGGCATACAGCTTGATCGCCCTTACGGTCCGTTTGAGTTCCAATTTGACGCTGGTTTTGAAGCCCTTTCGAGCGTAAGCTCGGACGAGTTTTCTCCTCTCGGGCCCTTTCATCTCCAACAGACGGTCGAGGTAGTCGGCGGCCTCGACGATTTCTCTGAATCTCTCTCGGAGGAAGTCGACCCGCAAGAAGTTGGTCATGGTTTGACCTGGTTCGCTCTTGCCGGCCAGATTTCCTGTCGGCAGGCACTGTTCCAGACCGCCCGTCACCCAGGAATCTCAAATCATTCTAACATAAAAAGGCCTGCTAAACCCAATACTAACGATGTCAAAGGAGGTGGTGTCATTGGCCCAGTTCACGAATCGGCCAAAGCTCCTACCTGACGAGGTCCGCGATCGCTTCAAGTACGAAATCGCCGAGGAGATCGGGCTGCTCGACCAGATCGAGTCGGTCGGGTGGCCGGAGATGCCCTCCAGGGAATGCGGCCGCATCGGAGGCAGGATCGGCGGCAACATGGTCAAGGTCATGATCCGCTATGCGGAGCAGTCCCTCTCGCAGGGCCGAAAGTAATCCCATGAAGACACACTCGACGGGTTAACCCGTATCGGCGGGCGGCGACGCCCGCCATTTGTTTTTCTAAGCGCCCCACTGGACCAGCCGCTTGGCGCCAGGTCGGGCCAGTCGGCCACCAGGACCAACACAAGGGCCGCCGGCGAGGCGGCGGCCCCAAGACGAAAACCTGTCCATTCGTCCGCCACCCCTGGTTATCTTATCCAGCGATGACCGGGATCATATCCTCCTGAGTCCTGAGGGCCAAAGCCTCCTCAGCCGCCCT
The nucleotide sequence above comes from Bacillota bacterium. Encoded proteins:
- a CDS encoding branched-chain amino acid ABC transporter substrate-binding protein, whose protein sequence is MRKSRWLILPVIAALVAVTAMTGCAAKPKVIKVASVSPLSGSQSSMGEAIKLGVQMAVEENQEKFKKLGFDLQFVPQDDQADPKVGVAVAEKLIADKEVLLVVGHLNSSVAIPSSEVYAKDNLTQVSPANTNPKVTDRGLPNVNRICGRDDFQGPWGARYAAETLKAKSVFVIHDKTTYGQGVADEFRKKAAAIGVNVLGFEGITQGEVDFSSVLNQVKVKKPDLIYYGGMYPEAGQLIKQAREKKITAYFMGADGIDDKGLVDIAGKDAVGVVYTTAAGDVTKSDAGKAFAAKYKTEFGKDIGAYSAYGYDSTNIGLLAIEAAIKAAGGKLPARVDVSTQVRKVVYSGVVGPVEFDSKGDNLKAKIYIFEIKAQKYPGELAAELSGKP
- a CDS encoding small, acid-soluble spore protein, alpha/beta type → MAQFTNRPKLLPDEVRDRFKYEIAEEIGLLDQIESVGWPEMPSRECGRIGGRIGGNMVKVMIRYAEQSLSQGRK
- a CDS encoding zinc ribbon domain-containing protein, producing MPIYEFKCPRCGRRVEELCSMGEKGGPLVCPGCGHAGLSRVFSTFSTGGRNGEGKPTGGGCSGCGSHNCSTCH